DNA sequence from the Peromyscus eremicus chromosome 7, PerEre_H2_v1, whole genome shotgun sequence genome:
TCTGATATTTTAGCTTTGCTTAATGACGGATCATTGTTTTGTGAGGAGACAGAGAAACCTTCAGATTCATCCTTCACTCTGTGTTTGACACATTCCCCTTTACCTTCAACCTCAGAACCCACAGCTGATCCTCAAGCTAGTTTATCTCCAATGTCTGAAAGCACCCTCAGCATTGCTATTGGCAGTTCTGTTATCAATGGTTTGCCTACTTACAATGGGCTTTCAATAGACAGATTTGGTATAAACATCCCTTCACCTGAACATCCAAATACGATTGACGTGTGTAATACTGTTGATATAAAAACTGAGGATCTGTCTGACAGCCTGCCACCTGTCTGTGACACGGTAGCCACTGACTTATGCTCCACAGGTATTGATATCTGTAGTTTCAGTGAAGATATAAAACCTGGTGACTCTCTCTTGCTGAGTGTTGAGGAAGTACTCCGAAGTTTAGAAACTGTTTCAAATACAGAGGTTTGCTGTCCTAATTTGCAGCCAAACTTGGAAGCCACTGTATCCAATGGACCTTTTTTGCAGCTTTCTTCCCAGTCTCTTAGCCATAATGTTTTTATGTCTACCAGCCCTGCACTTCATGGGTTATCATGTACAGCAGCAACTCCGAAGGTAGCAAAGTTGAATCGAAAAAGATCCAGATCTGAAAGCGACAGTGAGAAAGTTCAGCCACTTCCAATTTCTACCATTATTCGAGGCCCAACCCTGGGGGCATCTGCTCCCGTGACAGTGAAGCGGGAAAGCAAAATCTCTCTTCAACCTATAGCAACTGTTCCCAATGGAGGCACAACACCCAAGATCAGCAAATCTGTACTTTTATCTACTAAAAGCATGAAAAAGAGTCATGAACACGGATCCAAGAAATCCCACTCTAAATCCAAGCCAGGTATTCT
Encoded proteins:
- the Msl2 gene encoding E3 ubiquitin-protein ligase MSL2, producing the protein MNPVNATALYISASRLVLNYDPGDPKAFTEINRLLPYFRQSLSCCVCGHLLQDPIAPTNSTCQHYVCKTCKGKKMMMKPSCSWCKDYEQFEENKQLSILVNCYKKLCEYITQTTLARDIIEAVDCSSDILALLNDGSLFCEETEKPSDSSFTLCLTHSPLPSTSEPTADPQASLSPMSESTLSIAIGSSVINGLPTYNGLSIDRFGINIPSPEHPNTIDVCNTVDIKTEDLSDSLPPVCDTVATDLCSTGIDICSFSEDIKPGDSLLLSVEEVLRSLETVSNTEVCCPNLQPNLEATVSNGPFLQLSSQSLSHNVFMSTSPALHGLSCTAATPKVAKLNRKRSRSESDSEKVQPLPISTIIRGPTLGASAPVTVKRESKISLQPIATVPNGGTTPKISKSVLLSTKSMKKSHEHGSKKSHSKSKPGILKKDKAVKEKIPSHHFMPGSPTKTVYKKPQEKKGCKCGRATQNPSVLTCRGQRCPCYSNRKACLDCICRGCQNSYMANGEKKLEAFAVPEKALEQTRLTLGINVTSIAVRNASTSTSVINVTGSPVTTFLAASTHDDKSLDEAIDMRFDC